Proteins from a single region of Caloramator sp. E03:
- a CDS encoding aminotransferase class I/II-fold pyridoxal phosphate-dependent enzyme: MEYVNRNTIPFHVPGHKKGDGMDSKFKDFVGKNILSIDVTVFKLVDSLHHPTTSIKKAMELAADCYGSDMAFISVHGTSGAIQAMIMSVVKDGDKIIVPRNVHKSVTAGIILSGANPIFMQPEIDKNLGIAHGVTPETVEETLKMHPDAKAVLVINPTYYGVATDIKKIAEIVHSYDIPLIVDEAHGPHLGFNDRLPISAMDAGADMCSQSTHKIIGSMTQSSFLQVRGGRVDINRVQSMMSLLQTTSPLYPLMASLDVARMQIATKGKELLDYAIDLAEYTRNEINKIPGLYCFGKEILGQKGVYALDPTKITITAKGLGLTGYELDSMLADEYHIQLELSDLYNALAVGSFGDTKEKNDKLIEALWDISKRFYGKRPVKGEVLDIPSIPERKLSPREAYYANKRSVPINESAGLVSCEFLMSYPPGIPVLCPGEVITKEIIDYVQALKDTGLYVQGTEDPEVNYIKVVE; this comes from the coding sequence ATGGAGTATGTTAACAGGAACACAATACCCTTCCATGTACCTGGCCATAAAAAAGGAGATGGAATGGACAGTAAATTTAAAGATTTTGTAGGTAAAAATATATTATCCATTGATGTTACAGTATTTAAGCTTGTGGATAGCCTTCACCATCCAACAACATCTATAAAAAAAGCTATGGAGCTTGCTGCCGATTGCTATGGCTCTGATATGGCATTTATATCAGTACACGGAACTTCTGGTGCTATTCAGGCTATGATAATGAGTGTTGTTAAGGATGGAGATAAGATAATAGTTCCAAGAAATGTTCACAAATCTGTTACAGCAGGCATCATTTTAAGCGGTGCTAATCCTATTTTCATGCAGCCAGAAATAGATAAAAACCTTGGCATAGCTCACGGTGTTACTCCTGAAACTGTTGAAGAAACGTTAAAGATGCATCCAGATGCCAAAGCTGTACTTGTTATTAATCCAACTTACTATGGAGTTGCAACTGATATTAAAAAGATTGCTGAAATCGTCCACAGCTATGATATTCCTTTAATAGTTGATGAGGCACATGGCCCGCATCTTGGGTTTAACGACAGGCTTCCAATATCTGCAATGGATGCTGGAGCTGATATGTGTTCCCAAAGCACCCACAAGATAATAGGTTCTATGACTCAAAGTTCTTTTTTGCAGGTTAGAGGCGGAAGGGTTGATATAAATAGAGTTCAGTCTATGATGAGCCTTCTTCAAACTACAAGCCCATTATATCCTTTAATGGCTTCACTTGATGTTGCAAGGATGCAAATTGCAACTAAGGGAAAAGAGCTTTTAGACTATGCTATTGATCTTGCTGAATATACAAGAAATGAAATAAACAAGATACCAGGACTTTATTGTTTTGGAAAAGAAATTTTAGGGCAAAAGGGAGTTTATGCTCTTGATCCTACAAAGATTACAATAACTGCAAAGGGCCTTGGATTAACAGGTTATGAGCTTGACAGTATGCTTGCTGATGAGTATCATATACAGCTTGAATTATCTGATTTATATAATGCCCTTGCAGTAGGATCCTTTGGAGATACAAAGGAGAAAAATGATAAGTTGATTGAAGCTCTTTGGGATATTAGCAAAAGGTTTTATGGGAAAAGGCCTGTTAAGGGAGAAGTACTTGATATACCTTCTATACCAGAGAGAAAGTTATCTCCAAGGGAGGCTTATTATGCAAATAAGAGGTCAGTTCCTATTAATGAGAGTGCAGGGCTTGTATCCTGTGAATTTTTAATGTCCTATCCTCCTGGAATCCCGGTTCTTTGCCCTGGAGAAGTTATAACTAAGGAGATTATTGATTATGTTCAGGCACTAAAGGATACAGGGCTTTATGTTCAAGGAACTGAGGATCCTGAAGTTAATTATATAAAGGTTGTTGAATAA
- a CDS encoding 50S ribosomal protein L25, producing the protein MGNTLHADKRFHITKGDNKRLRKSGKIPAILYGLKESSMLVEFAELDVYDVIKRVGEHGVIDIELDGKNEKSLIKEVQRDPVTKKIIHIDLQRVKENEKIKTKVPVIVKGEDTLKNYDAIAQIEKDEIEIECIPSKIPNCIAVDVSYRHPNERIRIKDIEIANEISVLDDLNSVIVSVKHIKDHTSQTETPQVIEVVYQEDITP; encoded by the coding sequence ATGGGAAATACTCTTCATGCAGATAAAAGATTTCACATTACAAAAGGTGATAATAAAAGGCTTAGAAAATCAGGGAAAATCCCTGCAATATTATATGGGCTTAAAGAAAGCAGCATGCTCGTTGAGTTTGCAGAGCTTGATGTTTACGATGTAATAAAAAGGGTAGGGGAACATGGAGTAATTGACATTGAGCTTGACGGGAAAAATGAAAAGTCATTAATAAAAGAAGTACAAAGGGACCCTGTAACAAAGAAAATAATACATATAGACCTTCAAAGGGTTAAAGAAAACGAAAAGATTAAAACTAAAGTTCCAGTTATAGTAAAGGGAGAGGATACATTAAAAAACTATGATGCAATAGCCCAGATTGAAAAGGATGAAATTGAAATAGAATGCATTCCAAGTAAAATACCAAATTGTATAGCAGTTGACGTATCCTATAGGCATCCAAACGAAAGAATAAGAATAAAAGATATTGAAATTGCAAATGAAATATCAGTACTCGATGATTTAAATTCAGTAATAGTTTCAGTAAAACATATAAAAGACCATACAAGCCAGACAGAGACACCCCAGGTTATAGAGGTTGTATATCAAGAGGATATAACCCCATAG
- a CDS encoding IS1634 family transposase, whose protein sequence is MRLQIVKSKNAASLYVVKSVYEKGNRTSKVVEKLGTYDELLKKLNGQDPIEWGKRYVEELNRKEKEEKREILVKYSPVKQINKDEQHTFNGSYLFLQKIYNELGLQNICKNISDKHKFNFNLNSILSRLIYARIIYPSSKLATYELSKKFIEQPDFELQHIYRALEVISEETDFIQSELYKNSLKVCNRNKGVLYYDCTNYFFEIEQEEGLKQYGVSKEHRPNPIVQMGLFMDGDGIPLAFCINKGNTNEQVTLKPLEQKIISEFGLSKFIICTDAGLASTANRKFNNIQNRAFITTQSIKKLKSHLKEWALAPKGWHLSDSDKVYNLNEINEEADINKIFYKERWIKEDGLEQKLIVTFSLKYRNYQRTIRGNQIERAQEVIDTNPTKLKKCNANDYKRFISKTHYTPDGEVAEKELYSINADLIAQEAMYDGFYAVCTNISDDAAAIIKINRRRWEIEESFRIMKSEFKARPVYLRRDDRIKAHFTTCFISLMIYRLLEKKLSEKYTCSDIISGLREMNFYEIKNEGYIPIYTRTDFTDDLHDKFGFRTDYQIINMKQMKKIFKDTKK, encoded by the coding sequence ATGAGATTACAAATTGTTAAATCAAAAAATGCAGCATCCTTATACGTAGTTAAATCTGTTTATGAAAAAGGCAATCGTACTTCAAAAGTAGTTGAGAAGCTTGGCACTTATGATGAACTTTTAAAAAAACTAAACGGACAAGACCCTATAGAATGGGGGAAGAGGTACGTTGAAGAGTTAAATAGAAAAGAAAAAGAAGAGAAAAGAGAAATATTAGTAAAATACTCGCCTGTTAAACAAATTAACAAAGACGAACAGCATACTTTTAATGGTAGTTACTTGTTTTTACAAAAAATATATAACGAGCTTGGGCTGCAAAATATCTGTAAAAATATTTCGGATAAACATAAATTTAATTTTAATCTAAATTCAATACTATCAAGATTAATTTATGCAAGAATTATTTATCCATCATCTAAGCTTGCTACATACGAACTATCAAAAAAATTTATTGAGCAGCCTGATTTTGAGCTTCAGCATATTTATAGAGCTTTAGAAGTAATTTCAGAAGAAACAGATTTTATTCAGTCAGAATTATATAAGAACAGTCTTAAAGTTTGCAATCGTAATAAAGGAGTTCTCTATTATGACTGCACCAACTATTTCTTTGAAATTGAACAGGAAGAAGGATTAAAACAGTATGGAGTATCGAAGGAACATAGACCCAATCCAATTGTTCAAATGGGACTTTTCATGGATGGAGACGGCATCCCCCTTGCATTTTGTATAAACAAAGGTAATACTAATGAACAAGTAACTTTAAAACCTTTAGAGCAAAAAATTATATCCGAATTTGGGCTTTCAAAATTTATCATTTGTACAGATGCAGGGCTTGCATCTACAGCAAACAGAAAATTTAATAATATACAAAATCGAGCTTTTATTACTACACAATCTATTAAAAAATTAAAATCACATTTAAAAGAATGGGCGTTAGCCCCCAAAGGATGGCATCTTAGCGATTCAGACAAAGTATATAATTTAAACGAAATTAACGAAGAAGCAGATATTAATAAAATTTTTTATAAGGAACGCTGGATAAAAGAAGACGGGCTTGAACAAAAACTTATTGTAACATTTTCCTTGAAATATAGAAACTATCAAAGAACTATAAGAGGTAACCAAATAGAGAGAGCTCAAGAGGTTATTGATACCAATCCTACAAAATTGAAGAAATGTAATGCTAATGATTACAAACGCTTTATTTCAAAGACTCACTACACACCTGACGGTGAAGTAGCTGAAAAAGAATTATACAGCATTAATGCTGATTTAATAGCACAAGAGGCAATGTATGATGGTTTTTACGCAGTATGTACAAATATAAGTGATGATGCTGCCGCAATTATAAAAATTAATAGAAGGCGTTGGGAAATAGAAGAGTCCTTCCGTATTATGAAATCAGAGTTTAAGGCAAGACCAGTATATTTAAGAAGAGATGATAGAATAAAAGCGCATTTTACAACTTGTTTCATTTCCCTGATGATATATAGGCTATTAGAAAAAAAGCTTTCAGAAAAATATACGTGTAGCGATATTATATCAGGACTTAGAGAAATGAATTTTTATGAGATTAAGAATGAGGGTTATATTCCAATATATACAAGGACTGATTTTACAGATGATTTACATGACAAATTTGGCTTTAGAACGGATTATCAAATAATTAATATGAAACAAATGAAGAAAATTTTTAAAGACACGAAAAAATAA
- a CDS encoding YveK family protein produces MDEEMSIDLRELLEIIKKRKSIIILITSLLIIITGIVSFFILPPTYEASVSVLIGKVPDGTNYQVQYNDVMMYQKLLKTYSEIAKSRLVAEKTIRELNKDIDYEDFQKTITVTPQVDTQIMMLKARSKDPRDAMETVNLLSQNFIEEAMRLYPTGNVQIIDNATIPDKPIKPKKKLNIAIAFVLGIMISLGIIFLLEYMDNTLKTEEDIEKYLNIPVIGTIPKHE; encoded by the coding sequence ATGGATGAAGAAATGAGCATTGATTTAAGGGAACTATTAGAAATAATTAAAAAAAGGAAATCAATAATAATATTAATAACTTCATTGTTAATTATAATAACAGGAATTGTAAGTTTTTTTATATTGCCTCCAACTTATGAGGCAAGTGTTAGTGTACTTATTGGGAAGGTTCCAGACGGGACAAACTATCAAGTACAATATAACGATGTAATGATGTACCAAAAGCTTTTAAAAACCTACAGCGAAATTGCAAAATCAAGGCTTGTTGCCGAAAAAACTATAAGAGAATTAAATAAAGATATAGACTATGAAGATTTTCAAAAAACTATTACAGTAACTCCACAGGTTGATACCCAGATAATGATGCTAAAAGCAAGAAGTAAAGATCCAAGAGATGCTATGGAAACTGTAAATTTATTATCCCAAAATTTTATTGAAGAGGCTATGAGGCTTTATCCTACAGGAAATGTTCAGATAATAGACAATGCAACGATTCCAGACAAACCAATAAAGCCAAAAAAGAAGCTTAATATTGCAATAGCATTTGTTCTTGGAATAATGATATCCCTTGGAATTATATTTTTACTTGAATACATGGATAATACACTAAAAACAGAAGAAGATATAGAAAAATATCTTAACATACCAGTTATTGGAACAATACCAAAACATGAATAG
- a CDS encoding CpsD/CapB family tyrosine-protein kinase — MSDIILQKDPKSPVSEAYRTLRTNIQFASFDKDIKTIIITSSGPGEGKSTTASNFAYSLAEIGKKVLLVDCDLRRPMIHKKFKISNQEGLSNLLLGDEYIYFNFTKILDNLYVIPSGTIPPNPAEMLSSSKMKIFLERVREQFDYVILDTPPVITVTDAQILSTMADGVILVVSSGEADRDAAIKAKELLLNVNAKILGVVLNKIDIKSRSGYGYRYYYYYGKGEERKKKK; from the coding sequence ATGTCTGATATAATACTTCAAAAGGATCCAAAATCCCCGGTTTCTGAGGCATATAGAACTTTAAGGACAAATATTCAATTTGCTTCCTTTGATAAGGATATTAAAACTATAATAATTACAAGTTCTGGGCCAGGGGAAGGTAAAAGTACTACAGCCTCAAACTTTGCTTATTCATTGGCAGAAATAGGGAAAAAAGTATTACTTGTAGATTGTGACCTTAGAAGGCCAATGATACATAAAAAGTTTAAAATATCAAATCAAGAAGGGCTAAGTAACCTCCTTCTTGGAGATGAGTATATATATTTTAATTTCACTAAAATACTGGACAACCTATATGTAATTCCCTCTGGTACAATTCCACCAAATCCTGCAGAGATGCTCTCATCAAGTAAAATGAAAATCTTTTTAGAAAGGGTAAGGGAGCAGTTTGACTATGTAATACTTGATACTCCTCCGGTTATTACAGTAACTGATGCACAGATTCTTTCAACTATGGCTGATGGGGTTATACTTGTTGTATCTTCTGGGGAGGCAGATAGGGACGCTGCAATAAAGGCAAAAGAGCTTTTATTAAATGTTAATGCAAAAATACTTGGAGTAGTATTAAACAAAATAGATATAAAATCAAGAAGTGGATATGGATATAGGTATTACTATTATTATGGAAAAGGTGAAGAAAGGAAAAAGAAAAAATGA